The candidate division KSB1 bacterium genome contains the following window.
GTAACTTGCCTGATTCTTCACGCCGTAGCTGCTCGTTTGCGTTCAACAATTCGATACCGTACACTTTGCCATCCGGTGACATATCTATGCATAATTCTTCGCTGACCTTAATAGTTTCTACATCTCCCTGCTTTTTTCCAAATCTGATATAGGCAATATTATGCCGAGGATCATAAGTAAGTCTCATAGCGCCCCTCCTTCATTCGCTCAATGGCGTGTGGATGAAAACGAACTTTTCTTTTCTTCTTGCTCAAATTTATCTACTTCCCTGGCGCGCAAACTCCTTCGCCTTTCCGGCCACAAACCCTACCGTCTCATCGGCCATCTCCGGGTAATTGGGCACTCAAACTTTGTTTTCGCCACGAAGTTCTCCTTCTTTAGCTAGTTTTAAAGCCTCTTGAAAGAGAAAATCGCTCATTCTAAAACCAACTTCTTGGAGTACTACCAACTATAGGCTTTACTTTTGAAATGATTAGCGCAAGGAAGTAATCAGTACTACCTCACGTTCTCAGTATGC
Protein-coding sequences here:
- a CDS encoding DUF2283 domain-containing protein translates to MRLTYDPRHNIAYIRFGKKQGDVETIKVSEELCIDMSPDGKVYGIELLNANEQLRREESGKL